A part of Candidatus Binatia bacterium genomic DNA contains:
- a CDS encoding carboxylesterase/lipase family protein, with translation MRAISVPNRTAPARTRGAHLALCALLLTAACSDRSASSSIQQGTLLRIGDGWVQGEIVGGTRRFLGIPFAAPPVGELRWRPPAPVVPWEGTLDARAFGSACPQRPSTLGTPSENEDCLYLNVWTPEPAPNEPLPVMVWFHGGGNEFGSAGDEVPLGLGGLIFDGQLLSERRNVVVVTINYRLGKLGFFAHPALASEDPSHPYAGNQGLLDQRAALEWVRDEILAFGGDPENVTIFGESAGSVDVCLQVASPGSRGLFHRAISESGGCTTRQDTAEEGAALAERIAEVVGCGDAADQLACLRAAPVGALLDSGVDVGPTVDGGFLPDQPRALFDRGEVARVPYILGSNADEGTIFFLGVPPVTSEAEYLEALRERYGERAEEIARVYPASSFPTPQDALVRVVGDSGLVCGTYDSARRAAAAGLPVYLYNFARWVQIPELVPLDLRALHGAEIAYVFGSPPPPTPEDAALVDAIQGYWTRLARDGDPNGDGAIVWPTYDDATDERLNLDAEITVVQGFRRRECEYWWSVYDAAFE, from the coding sequence ATGCGAGCCATCAGCGTCCCGAATCGGACGGCCCCGGCGCGAACGCGCGGCGCGCACCTCGCCCTCTGCGCGCTGCTGCTGACCGCCGCGTGCAGCGACCGCAGCGCGAGCTCGTCGATCCAGCAAGGCACCCTGCTGCGCATCGGCGACGGCTGGGTGCAGGGCGAGATCGTCGGCGGCACGCGGCGCTTTCTCGGCATCCCGTTCGCGGCGCCGCCGGTCGGCGAGCTGCGCTGGCGTCCGCCCGCGCCGGTCGTGCCGTGGGAGGGAACGCTCGACGCGCGCGCGTTCGGCAGCGCGTGCCCGCAGCGTCCGTCGACGCTCGGCACGCCGAGCGAGAACGAGGACTGCCTCTACTTGAACGTCTGGACGCCGGAGCCGGCACCGAACGAGCCGCTGCCGGTCATGGTGTGGTTCCACGGCGGCGGCAACGAGTTCGGCTCGGCCGGTGACGAGGTGCCGCTCGGCCTCGGCGGCTTGATCTTCGACGGTCAGCTCCTCTCCGAGCGCCGCAACGTGGTCGTGGTGACGATCAACTACCGCCTCGGCAAGCTCGGCTTCTTCGCGCACCCGGCGCTCGCGTCGGAAGACCCGAGCCATCCGTACGCGGGCAACCAAGGGCTGCTCGACCAGCGCGCCGCGCTCGAGTGGGTGCGCGACGAGATCCTCGCGTTCGGCGGCGACCCGGAGAACGTGACGATCTTCGGCGAGTCGGCGGGCTCGGTCGACGTCTGTCTGCAGGTCGCGTCGCCGGGTAGCCGCGGTCTCTTCCACCGCGCGATCAGCGAGAGCGGCGGCTGCACGACGCGTCAGGACACGGCGGAGGAAGGTGCGGCGCTCGCCGAGCGCATCGCCGAGGTGGTCGGCTGCGGCGACGCCGCGGACCAGCTCGCGTGCCTGCGCGCGGCGCCGGTCGGCGCGCTGCTCGACAGCGGCGTCGACGTCGGCCCGACGGTCGACGGCGGCTTCCTGCCCGATCAGCCGCGCGCGCTGTTCGACCGCGGCGAGGTCGCGCGGGTGCCGTACATCCTGGGCTCGAACGCGGACGAGGGCACGATCTTCTTCCTCGGCGTCCCGCCGGTGACGAGCGAAGCGGAGTACCTCGAGGCGCTACGCGAGCGGTACGGCGAGCGCGCGGAGGAGATCGCGCGGGTCTATCCCGCGTCGAGCTTCCCGACGCCGCAGGACGCGCTCGTGCGCGTCGTCGGCGACAGCGGGCTCGTCTGCGGGACGTACGACAGCGCGCGCCGCGCGGCGGCCGCCGGGTTGCCGGTCTACCTCTACAACTTCGCGCGCTGGGTGCAGATCCCGGAGCTCGTCCCGCTCGACCTGCGCGCGCTGCACGGCGCCGAGATCGCCTACGTCTTCGGCTCGCCGCCGCCGCCCACGCCGGAGGACGCGGCGCTCGTCGACGCAATCCAGGGCTACTGGACGCGGCTCGCGCGCGACGGCGACCCGAACGGCGACGGCGCGATCGTCTGGCCGACGTACGACGACGCGACCGACGAGCGTCTGAACCTCGACGCCGAGATCACCGTCGTGCAGGGATTCCGGCGGCGCGAGTGCGAGTACTGGTGGAGCGTCTACGACGCCGCGTTCGAGTGA
- a CDS encoding tetratricopeptide repeat protein has translation MDTQRLDSDLPEHVHDLVRRDFARLDPRLPELLDRLARHGASEIWHKHGTFLDHLLGVWRILAAWRQPRDVCLLGLMHSVYSNSFVRMKLFDSTRDGRDEVRALIGEEAERLTHLFCEIQRDELLSVAEPTNGTDGVEVSLYRTGEKVRLSRRDFATFLVVTMADFAEQHFAWQDRLFAGNPRVLWPGDSRPGLWMSLNAWLAQRAARCGAEPLPPVFESCSAQLSGEAEREARDLYWQVVRETSEGDDHERARELLQKCVRANPFIGEPHVLLAQIAIGAGRWDEALAEARAALDLLGTWGTAWDKRLGWDAWIAWARVIAKSARERAWPDSALGIVSLGEVRPAEAA, from the coding sequence ATGGACACGCAGCGACTCGACAGCGATCTCCCCGAGCACGTGCACGACCTCGTGCGTCGCGACTTCGCGCGCCTCGATCCGCGGCTTCCCGAGCTGCTCGATCGGCTCGCGCGTCACGGCGCGAGCGAGATCTGGCACAAGCACGGGACCTTCCTCGATCACCTGCTCGGCGTGTGGCGCATCCTCGCCGCCTGGCGTCAGCCGCGCGACGTCTGCCTGCTCGGCCTGATGCACAGCGTCTACTCGAACAGCTTCGTGCGCATGAAGCTGTTCGACTCGACGCGCGACGGTCGCGACGAGGTGCGCGCGCTGATCGGCGAGGAGGCGGAGCGTCTCACGCACCTCTTCTGCGAGATCCAGCGCGACGAGCTGCTGAGCGTCGCCGAGCCCACGAACGGCACGGACGGCGTCGAGGTGTCGCTGTACCGCACGGGCGAGAAGGTGCGGCTCTCGCGGCGCGACTTCGCGACGTTCCTCGTCGTCACCATGGCCGACTTCGCCGAGCAGCACTTCGCATGGCAGGACCGTCTGTTCGCCGGCAACCCGCGCGTCCTGTGGCCGGGCGACAGCCGCCCCGGGCTCTGGATGAGCCTCAACGCGTGGCTCGCGCAGCGCGCCGCTCGCTGCGGCGCCGAGCCGCTGCCGCCGGTGTTCGAGAGCTGCAGCGCGCAGCTCTCCGGCGAGGCCGAGCGCGAGGCACGCGACCTCTACTGGCAGGTCGTGCGCGAGACCAGCGAGGGCGACGACCACGAGCGCGCCCGCGAGCTGCTGCAGAAGTGCGTGCGCGCCAATCCGTTCATCGGCGAGCCGCACGTGCTGCTCGCGCAGATCGCGATCGGCGCGGGACGCTGGGACGAGGCGCTCGCCGAGGCGCGCGCGGCGCTCGACCTGCTCGGGACGTGGGGCACCGCGTGGGACAAGCGTCTCGGCTGGGACGCCTGGATCGCGTGGGCGCGCGTGATCGCCAAGAGCGCCCGCGAGCGCGCGTGGCCCGACAGCGCGCTCGGCATCGTCAGCCTCGGCGAGGTGCGACCGGCCGAGGCCGCCTGA
- a CDS encoding alpha/beta hydrolase, producing MRSTRTRRTIVALGSIAALGMVGALRVGAASAQTPPGQPSSGPGGSSYPHAGYTVVSNGSGNTQYWVYQPASPQPASAPVVVFNHGYGAMEPTYYLAWLEHLVRRGNIVIYPRYQATLLTLPRNYTGNAITAVKNALAWLQASPSRVQPQLSRFAIAGHSYGGVVTMNMAHRWQSAGLPQPRALLAVAPWHDNLDTLSGVPASVLMNCVVGDEDVLAADDGCDLIWSRTAHVPLANRDYVWMFSDTRGTPDLVADHTFATTGGGGGRVVDALDWYGTWKILDGLTDCAFFGTNCAYGLGDTPEHRFMGTWSDGAPVTELAILDAAP from the coding sequence ATGCGAAGCACGCGTACACGGCGAACGATCGTGGCCCTCGGCAGCATCGCGGCCCTCGGCATGGTCGGCGCGCTCCGGGTCGGGGCGGCGTCGGCGCAGACCCCGCCGGGACAGCCTTCGAGCGGTCCCGGCGGCAGCTCGTACCCGCACGCCGGCTACACGGTGGTCTCGAACGGCTCGGGCAACACGCAGTACTGGGTGTACCAGCCGGCGAGCCCGCAGCCGGCGTCGGCGCCGGTCGTGGTCTTCAACCACGGCTACGGCGCGATGGAGCCGACCTACTACCTCGCCTGGCTCGAGCACCTCGTGCGGCGCGGCAACATCGTCATCTACCCGCGCTACCAGGCGACGCTGCTCACACTGCCGCGCAACTACACCGGCAACGCGATCACCGCGGTGAAGAACGCGCTCGCCTGGCTGCAGGCGTCGCCGTCGCGCGTGCAGCCGCAGCTCTCGCGCTTCGCGATCGCGGGACACTCCTACGGAGGTGTCGTGACGATGAACATGGCGCACCGCTGGCAGTCGGCGGGGCTGCCGCAGCCGCGCGCGCTGCTCGCGGTCGCGCCGTGGCACGACAACCTCGACACGCTCTCCGGCGTGCCGGCGTCGGTGCTCATGAACTGCGTCGTCGGCGACGAGGACGTCCTCGCCGCGGATGACGGTTGCGACCTCATCTGGAGCCGCACCGCGCACGTGCCGCTCGCGAACCGCGACTACGTGTGGATGTTCTCCGACACGCGCGGAACGCCCGACCTGGTCGCCGACCACACGTTCGCGACGACCGGCGGCGGCGGCGGGCGCGTCGTCGACGCGCTCGACTGGTACGGCACCTGGAAGATCCTCGACGGCCTCACCGATTGCGCGTTCTTCGGCACCAACTGTGCGTACGGCTTGGGAGACACGCCGGAGCACCGCTTCATGGGGACGTGGAGCGACGGCGCGCCGGTCACCGAGCTCGCGATCCTCGACGCCGCGCCGTGA
- a CDS encoding amidohydrolase family protein yields the protein MTRQTSDDHASTPFPVAPVSNGEWLPPESISAKARLTAKLIAEEADAQAKRHGMTRAQFLRTAAGTACAFWVLNKVNGLPQSGEAAAMPISRQHCEDLDAARELLDRRADFIVDVQTHHADTQMFPGTGLCFLRFLDQQGCQQNPEMIGQLNFIKETFVDSETTIGIISGLPNGVPLGPEVMAQTRDLVNELAGSERCLSQAMVDPKAPPGSPTAIDSLEHQVRDLKGRALKCYTYSGNWRLDDEEVAYPMLAEAQRLGLTLINCHKGLPAIFAPGSEESVRTTDFPKAVADWPRLKFCAYHSGYFQAGDHPEGKDGLTEFLEVVERIPRPQRRRVYAEIGSTFAVTLLQGPDQAAHLLGQLLKALGPRNILWGTDSIWWGSPQWLIDAFKNLQIPPAMQEQFGYPALTPATKRRILGQNAARLYRISRGRRRCSVPADRLEQLQQEQGGLRADRSLRVYGARTRREFLSIFGRA from the coding sequence ATGACGCGCCAGACGAGCGACGATCACGCGAGCACGCCGTTTCCGGTCGCACCGGTGTCGAACGGCGAGTGGCTGCCACCGGAGTCGATCTCCGCCAAGGCGCGCCTCACCGCGAAGCTCATCGCGGAAGAGGCCGACGCGCAGGCGAAGCGCCACGGCATGACGCGCGCGCAGTTCCTGCGCACCGCCGCTGGCACCGCGTGCGCGTTCTGGGTGCTGAACAAGGTCAACGGGCTGCCGCAGAGCGGCGAGGCCGCGGCGATGCCGATCTCGCGCCAGCACTGCGAGGACCTCGACGCCGCGCGCGAGCTCCTCGACCGGCGCGCCGACTTCATCGTCGACGTGCAGACGCACCACGCCGACACGCAGATGTTTCCCGGCACGGGGCTCTGCTTCCTGCGCTTCCTCGACCAGCAGGGCTGCCAGCAGAACCCCGAGATGATCGGTCAGCTCAACTTCATCAAGGAGACCTTCGTCGACAGCGAGACGACGATCGGCATCATCAGCGGGCTGCCGAACGGCGTGCCGCTCGGCCCCGAGGTGATGGCGCAAACGCGCGACCTGGTGAACGAGCTCGCCGGCTCCGAGCGCTGCCTGTCGCAGGCGATGGTCGATCCGAAGGCGCCGCCGGGCTCGCCGACCGCGATCGACAGCCTCGAGCACCAGGTGCGCGACCTCAAGGGCCGCGCGCTCAAGTGCTACACCTACAGCGGCAACTGGCGGCTCGACGACGAAGAGGTCGCCTACCCGATGCTCGCCGAGGCGCAGCGTCTTGGCTTGACGCTGATCAACTGCCACAAGGGCCTACCGGCGATCTTCGCGCCGGGCAGCGAAGAGTCGGTGCGCACCACCGACTTTCCGAAGGCGGTCGCCGACTGGCCGCGGCTCAAGTTCTGCGCCTACCACTCGGGCTACTTCCAGGCCGGCGACCACCCCGAGGGGAAGGACGGGCTGACGGAGTTCCTCGAGGTGGTGGAGCGCATCCCGCGCCCGCAGCGTCGACGCGTGTATGCGGAGATCGGCAGCACGTTCGCCGTCACGCTGCTGCAGGGACCGGATCAGGCGGCGCACCTCCTCGGCCAGCTCCTGAAGGCGCTCGGTCCGCGCAACATCCTCTGGGGCACGGACTCGATCTGGTGGGGCTCGCCGCAGTGGCTGATCGACGCGTTCAAGAACTTGCAAATCCCGCCGGCGATGCAGGAGCAGTTCGGCTACCCGGCGCTCACGCCCGCGACCAAGCGGCGCATCCTCGGTCAGAACGCGGCGCGCCTCTACCGCATCAGCCGCGGACGGCGGCGCTGCTCGGTGCCGGCCGATCGCCTCGAGCAGCTGCAGCAGGAGCAAGGCGGCCTGCGCGCCGACCGCAGCCTGCGCGTCTACGGTGCGCGCACGCGGCGCGAGTTCCTGTCGATCTTCGGGCGGGCGTAG
- a CDS encoding NAD(P)/FAD-dependent oxidoreductase: protein MGQTASDAGNAPSWDVVVVGGGPAGLSAALILGRCRRRVLVLDTGEPRNAASSAMHGFLSRDGMPPREFLRVAREQLAQYPVELRALEAVDVARRDDGFCVVAADGTRHHCRKLLLATGLVDVLPDVEGMAELYGKGVHHCPYCDGWEVRDQPLAVYGRNEDGITLALHLLTWSRDVVLFTDGPCRLDAAEEAQLERHGVELRRERVVRLVGVNGHLAGVELENGEVVPRRALFLKLEQRQHSDLAQRLGITTTPSDGVATDAMERTATPGVWVAGDASRDVLLVAVAVAEGVKAAFAINTELQDEELA, encoded by the coding sequence ATGGGGCAGACCGCATCCGATGCAGGCAACGCCCCGTCGTGGGACGTGGTCGTGGTCGGCGGCGGCCCGGCGGGTCTCAGCGCCGCGTTGATCCTCGGCCGCTGCCGGCGTCGCGTGCTGGTGCTCGACACCGGCGAGCCGCGCAACGCGGCGTCGTCGGCGATGCACGGCTTCCTCTCGCGCGACGGCATGCCGCCGCGCGAGTTCCTGCGCGTCGCCCGCGAGCAGCTCGCGCAGTACCCGGTCGAGCTGCGCGCGCTCGAGGCGGTCGACGTCGCGCGCCGCGACGACGGCTTCTGCGTCGTGGCCGCGGACGGCACGCGGCACCACTGTCGCAAGCTGCTGCTCGCGACGGGCCTGGTCGACGTGCTGCCCGACGTCGAGGGGATGGCCGAGCTCTACGGCAAGGGCGTCCACCACTGCCCGTACTGCGACGGCTGGGAGGTGCGCGACCAGCCGCTCGCGGTCTACGGCCGCAACGAGGACGGCATCACGCTCGCGCTGCACCTGCTGACGTGGAGCCGCGACGTCGTGCTGTTCACCGACGGCCCGTGCCGGCTCGACGCGGCCGAGGAGGCGCAGCTCGAGCGCCACGGCGTCGAGCTGCGCCGCGAGCGCGTCGTGCGCCTCGTCGGCGTGAACGGACACCTCGCCGGCGTCGAGCTCGAGAACGGCGAGGTCGTGCCGCGCCGCGCGCTGTTCCTGAAGCTCGAGCAGCGCCAGCATTCGGACCTCGCGCAGCGCCTCGGCATCACGACGACGCCGAGCGACGGGGTCGCGACCGACGCGATGGAGCGCACCGCGACGCCGGGCGTCTGGGTCGCGGGGGATGCGTCGCGCGACGTGTTGCTGGTCGCGGTGGCGGTCGCCGAGGGCGTCAAGGCGGCGTTCGCGATCAACACCGAGCTGCAGGACGAGGAGCTCGCGTAA